Proteins encoded in a region of the Streptomyces sp. NBC_00258 genome:
- a CDS encoding alpha/beta hydrolase, giving the protein MADPLVEKLSTGEWSPERFRRHLKDTGAPLVERVSADEVDVTFVDEPGDGTTVTLSVVIGPRIGFNPIEGEFAPVAGTPFRVRTLRMRSDLRFSYVFARRSTTSEDVRVPDPFNPPPRFSECSVERFSGASVAVLPDAGPLPWLDQAEARPAPAVEAAVLASELLGDERRIWVSMPPGEFPDESALPFVIHLDGTPDHSAPSVRDALVRAGLVRPCAVVLVGQPARRRDKELLCNPAFSRMLVQELLPWLHQRYPLSRDPGDVALAGESFGGLCAGWTALHHPTTFGNAILQSPSCGYHPDLRWGTGAGELLRRTPVPTLIADCLAAEAAPVRIFHDVGELESSNTHSRWLDHVLTGKGYDTLYREFAGGHDYAWWRGMFADALLWCFPLPSGDRSQA; this is encoded by the coding sequence ATGGCTGATCCGTTGGTCGAGAAGCTGTCGACCGGTGAGTGGAGCCCGGAAAGGTTCCGACGGCACCTCAAGGACACGGGTGCACCGCTTGTCGAGCGGGTCTCCGCGGACGAGGTGGACGTGACGTTCGTCGACGAGCCCGGAGACGGCACGACGGTCACTCTCTCGGTGGTGATCGGCCCCAGAATCGGCTTCAACCCGATCGAGGGGGAGTTCGCCCCGGTGGCGGGGACACCGTTCCGCGTTCGCACCCTGCGGATGCGTTCCGACCTGCGCTTCTCGTACGTGTTCGCACGACGTTCGACGACGAGTGAGGACGTACGGGTTCCGGACCCGTTCAACCCGCCACCGAGGTTCTCCGAGTGCTCGGTGGAGCGGTTCTCCGGAGCCTCGGTGGCCGTGCTGCCCGACGCGGGGCCGTTGCCCTGGCTCGATCAGGCCGAAGCACGGCCTGCCCCGGCGGTGGAAGCAGCCGTGCTGGCGAGCGAGCTCCTGGGAGACGAACGCCGGATCTGGGTCTCGATGCCCCCGGGAGAGTTCCCGGACGAGAGCGCGCTGCCCTTCGTGATCCATCTGGACGGGACGCCGGACCACAGCGCGCCCAGCGTTCGTGACGCCCTGGTCCGGGCGGGACTGGTCCGACCCTGCGCGGTGGTCCTCGTCGGCCAGCCCGCACGGCGGCGCGACAAGGAGCTGCTCTGCAACCCGGCGTTCTCCCGGATGCTGGTCCAGGAACTGCTGCCGTGGCTCCACCAGCGGTATCCGCTCTCGCGGGACCCCGGTGACGTCGCGCTGGCCGGCGAGAGCTTCGGTGGTCTGTGTGCCGGCTGGACCGCGCTCCACCACCCGACGACGTTCGGCAACGCCATCCTCCAGTCCCCGTCGTGCGGGTACCACCCTGACCTCAGGTGGGGCACCGGGGCGGGCGAGCTGCTGCGCCGTACCCCCGTACCGACACTGATCGCCGACTGCCTGGCCGCGGAAGCGGCACCGGTCCGCATCTTCCACGACGTCGGTGAGCTGGAGAGCTCGAACACCCACAGCCGCTGGCTGGACCACGTACTCACCGGGAAGGGCTACGACACCCTGTACAGAGAGTTCGCCGGGGGACACGACTACGCATGGTGGCGAGGGATGTTCGCCGATGCCCTGCTCTGGTGCTTCCCGCTCCCGAGCGGGGATCGGAGCCAGGCATGA
- a CDS encoding ABC transporter ATP-binding protein has protein sequence MNGTSVVAETTASDAGPPGLPVASGRETLREVWRLSRGYRLRLTATGVLGIVSTGVELIVSAAIGYLVDRVQAGTADLATVLTVTAAMVLSAVLGAAGTALTIVLATRVYHSILAALREELVSRAMTLPQHHVERAGTGDLISRSSDDVTAVADAAPAVIPVLTVTAFTIVVSLGGLAALEWPYAAAFAVVLPVYVLAVRWYLRIGLGVYRAERTAMSARAQQILESQRGYATVLGFGLAEQRHRAVMTDSWRVAGQSLRARTVLSMLNARLNLGECLSLAAVLVVGFVLIDHNASTVGGATTAMLLVLRLLGPVNQLLLVIDTLQSALASLSRMIGVVTIAFGSSDVPAQAASAAVRLNEVSFRYGEGPRVLDDITLDIPSGQRVAVVGVSGAGKTTLAGLIAGTHLPEAGRVTRPSRTTMITQEVHVFASTLRDNLTLAAPGATDRDLHAALEATGAASVLDVLPDRLDTLLGVGGHPLTDAQAQQLALARLLLADADLVILDEATAEAGSAYAGQLDRAADAVLAGRTAVVVAHRLSQAATCDRIMVMEHGRIIETGTHGELVDAGGVYAGLWTAWEATR, from the coding sequence GTGAACGGCACTTCCGTCGTGGCCGAGACCACGGCTTCCGATGCCGGGCCGCCCGGGCTGCCCGTCGCGAGCGGCCGCGAGACGCTCCGGGAGGTGTGGCGGCTCAGCCGCGGGTACCGGCTCCGGCTCACCGCGACCGGAGTGCTGGGGATCGTCAGCACCGGCGTCGAGCTGATCGTCTCCGCGGCGATCGGATACCTCGTCGACCGCGTGCAGGCCGGCACCGCGGACCTCGCCACAGTGCTGACGGTCACGGCCGCCATGGTGCTCTCGGCGGTCCTCGGTGCCGCGGGCACCGCGCTGACGATCGTGCTCGCCACCCGCGTCTACCACTCCATCCTCGCCGCGCTGCGCGAGGAACTCGTGAGCCGCGCCATGACGCTCCCACAGCACCACGTCGAGCGCGCCGGCACCGGAGACCTGATCTCGCGGTCCAGCGACGACGTCACCGCGGTCGCCGACGCCGCCCCCGCCGTGATCCCGGTGCTCACCGTCACCGCCTTCACCATCGTCGTGTCGCTGGGCGGGCTCGCGGCACTGGAATGGCCCTACGCGGCCGCCTTCGCCGTCGTACTGCCGGTCTACGTGCTGGCCGTGCGGTGGTACCTGCGCATCGGACTGGGGGTCTACCGCGCCGAGCGCACGGCGATGAGCGCGCGTGCCCAGCAGATCCTCGAGTCCCAGCGCGGCTACGCCACCGTGCTCGGCTTCGGGCTCGCCGAACAACGACACCGGGCCGTGATGACGGACTCCTGGCGCGTCGCGGGGCAGTCGCTCCGTGCACGCACCGTGCTGAGCATGCTCAATGCCCGGCTCAACCTCGGGGAGTGCCTGAGCCTGGCCGCCGTACTCGTCGTCGGCTTCGTCCTCATCGACCACAACGCATCAACCGTCGGCGGCGCCACCACCGCCATGCTGCTCGTGCTACGCCTGCTCGGACCGGTCAACCAGCTGCTGCTGGTCATCGACACCCTCCAGTCCGCCCTCGCCTCGCTGAGCCGCATGATCGGGGTCGTCACGATTGCGTTCGGCTCGTCGGATGTCCCAGCGCAGGCCGCGAGCGCCGCCGTACGACTCAACGAGGTGTCGTTCCGTTACGGCGAAGGGCCACGGGTGCTCGACGACATCACCCTCGACATCCCGTCCGGTCAGCGCGTGGCCGTCGTCGGCGTGTCCGGGGCGGGCAAGACCACGCTCGCCGGCCTCATCGCCGGCACCCACCTGCCCGAGGCCGGGAGGGTGACTCGCCCCAGCCGTACCACGATGATCACCCAGGAGGTCCACGTCTTCGCGAGCACCCTGCGCGACAACCTCACCCTCGCCGCGCCCGGGGCCACCGACCGCGACCTCCATGCAGCGCTGGAAGCCACCGGCGCTGCATCGGTCCTCGATGTTCTCCCCGACCGGCTGGACACCCTGCTGGGTGTCGGAGGACACCCGCTCACCGACGCACAGGCGCAGCAACTCGCCCTCGCCCGCCTGCTGCTCGCGGACGCTGATCTGGTGATCCTCGACGAAGCGACCGCCGAGGCCGGCTCCGCCTACGCCGGACAGCTCGACCGCGCTGCTGATGCTGTCCTCGCCGGGCGCACCGCAGTCGTAGTCGCGCACCGTCTCTCCCAAGCAGCAACCTGCGACCGGATCATGGTGATGGAGCACGGTCGGATCATCGAGACCGGCACCCACGGAGAGCTGGTTGATGCCGGTGGTGTGTACGCCGGGTTGTGGACGGCCTGGGAGGCCACTCGGTGA
- a CDS encoding ABC transporter ATP-binding protein: MRNCLRFSGADPSGLGRGPLTRRLPVLLLAPAEPLDARPFESGPGTTPGRFLLRVIFSVRRISVPAMLLAIVWQVGESAVPLVMGLAIDRAVATGDEGQLVLWLGVLVALYVALTSAARLSLRLTAHAVQVLQHRLRGTLSTGVLHPVGGTARAPGGNVVSVMTSDVARLSNAVILTIIPVSRVTAIGFIAVSLLATHWLLGLVVLFGAPVAVWSMGVLSERLSRDTREYQGLLASTVGQATDLVAGYRVIKGMRAEAEATSRYRQASQKTLVGARRNAGLLGRFLVGSGVVSGTFVAAVLGLAGWFAVDGQLSIGGLITAVGLAQALLPQIQAIASTSIPNLAGARASSVRVLDVLRDNATPTAGPDDATRQEVTALPELDVVVPGVSGPGVTIRVEPGELVGVRADDRTAARVVEALLDPRPEGAVEARLDGIAARELSPVEYRARVTVAPHRVTLFSGTLRDNVAVIAGAPERVDAAVRAAACDDFAADLDVPVGEGGNRLSGGQRQRVALARALASDAPVLVLHDPTTAVDSVTEHTIAGRLRAVRAGRSTLLIASAPALLAACDRVVELPDDVPALSRTAL, encoded by the coding sequence ATGAGGAACTGCCTGCGCTTCTCGGGCGCCGACCCTTCAGGACTGGGGCGAGGACCGCTGACCCGCCGGCTGCCGGTGCTCCTGCTCGCTCCCGCCGAGCCGCTCGACGCTCGGCCGTTCGAGTCCGGGCCGGGGACCACCCCGGGCCGGTTCCTGCTGCGCGTGATCTTCTCGGTGAGGCGGATCAGCGTTCCCGCGATGCTGCTGGCGATCGTGTGGCAGGTGGGCGAGTCCGCGGTCCCGCTGGTGATGGGACTCGCGATCGACCGGGCCGTTGCGACCGGGGACGAGGGACAGCTGGTCCTGTGGCTCGGCGTGCTGGTGGCCCTCTACGTCGCGCTGACGTCGGCCGCGAGGCTCTCGCTGCGGCTGACCGCCCACGCGGTGCAGGTACTGCAGCACCGACTCCGCGGCACCCTCTCCACGGGCGTGCTGCACCCGGTCGGCGGCACCGCCCGTGCGCCGGGCGGCAACGTGGTCTCGGTGATGACGAGCGACGTCGCGCGCCTGTCCAACGCGGTGATCCTGACCATCATCCCGGTCTCCAGGGTCACGGCCATCGGATTCATCGCGGTATCGCTGCTGGCGACGCACTGGCTGCTCGGACTCGTGGTGCTGTTCGGGGCGCCGGTCGCGGTCTGGTCGATGGGCGTGCTCAGCGAGCGGCTCTCCCGGGACACCCGCGAGTACCAGGGGCTGCTGGCCTCCACGGTCGGACAGGCCACGGACCTGGTAGCCGGCTACCGGGTGATCAAGGGGATGCGTGCCGAGGCCGAGGCAACCAGCCGGTACCGGCAGGCAAGCCAAAAGACCCTTGTCGGCGCCAGGCGCAACGCGGGCCTGCTGGGGAGGTTCCTTGTGGGCTCGGGCGTGGTCAGCGGCACGTTCGTCGCCGCGGTGCTGGGGCTGGCCGGCTGGTTCGCCGTGGACGGACAGCTCAGCATCGGCGGGCTGATCACCGCCGTCGGCCTCGCCCAGGCGCTGCTGCCGCAGATCCAGGCCATCGCGAGCACGTCCATCCCCAACCTCGCCGGCGCCCGCGCCTCGTCCGTGCGTGTCCTCGACGTGCTGCGGGACAACGCCACGCCGACGGCCGGGCCCGATGACGCGACCCGACAGGAGGTCACCGCGCTGCCGGAACTGGACGTGGTCGTGCCGGGCGTCTCCGGGCCCGGCGTGACGATCCGGGTCGAGCCCGGCGAGCTCGTCGGCGTGCGCGCCGACGACCGGACCGCCGCCCGTGTCGTCGAGGCGCTGCTGGACCCGCGGCCCGAGGGAGCGGTCGAGGCGCGGCTCGACGGGATCGCGGCCAGGGAGCTGTCCCCGGTCGAGTACCGCGCCCGGGTCACCGTCGCGCCGCACCGCGTCACGCTGTTCAGCGGCACCCTCCGCGACAACGTCGCCGTGATCGCGGGCGCGCCCGAGCGGGTGGACGCGGCGGTGCGGGCCGCCGCCTGCGACGACTTCGCGGCCGACCTCGACGTCCCGGTCGGCGAGGGCGGCAACCGGCTCTCGGGCGGCCAGCGCCAACGGGTCGCGCTCGCCCGCGCCCTGGCGAGCGACGCGCCGGTGCTCGTGCTGCACGACCCGACCACCGCGGTCGACTCGGTCACCGAGCACACGATCGCGGGCCGCCTGCGTGCTGTCCGGGCAGGCCGCTCGACGCTGTTGATCGCCTCGGCCCCGGCGCTGCTCGCTGCCTGCGACCGCGTCGTCGAGTTGCCTGACGACGTACCCGCACTCTCAAGGACGGCGCTGTGA
- a CDS encoding FecCD family ABC transporter permease — MNTHIPPVDFGLRVLVLRHRRIAILLRWRSAVVCAVLAVAITGTAVLALMTGSYALSPGQVLSALTGRETGIVHDIVVEWRLPRVAAAVVFGAALGVSGALFQSLLRNPLADPGIIGLSEGSYTGALIVILVVNGTYVQLVGGALLGGMATAVAVYVLAHRRGVQGFRLIVVGIGVSAMLGSLNTWLILKADLNQAMSAAAWRAGSLNGVSWGQVVIGGACVAVLLLLAGMLSRPMRQMELGDDVAASQGVRLAPVRLGLILVGVALTATVTAASGPIVFISLVAPQIGRRLARTAGITLAPAAFVGALLCLVSDYLAQHVAPTPLPVGIITVVLGGGYLGYLLFTEARRRL, encoded by the coding sequence ATGAACACGCACATTCCGCCGGTGGATTTCGGCCTGCGGGTGCTGGTGCTGCGGCACCGGCGGATCGCGATACTGCTTCGGTGGCGCTCGGCCGTCGTCTGCGCGGTGCTTGCGGTCGCGATCACCGGTACGGCGGTGCTCGCGCTGATGACCGGCTCGTACGCGCTGAGCCCCGGGCAGGTGCTCTCCGCGCTGACCGGCCGGGAGACCGGCATCGTCCACGACATCGTGGTCGAGTGGCGGCTGCCCCGAGTGGCCGCGGCGGTGGTGTTCGGCGCAGCCCTGGGGGTGAGCGGGGCGCTCTTCCAGTCGCTGCTGCGCAACCCTCTCGCCGACCCCGGCATCATCGGGCTCTCCGAAGGCTCCTACACCGGCGCACTGATCGTGATCCTGGTCGTCAACGGCACCTACGTGCAGCTGGTCGGCGGGGCACTGCTGGGCGGGATGGCCACCGCGGTGGCCGTGTACGTGCTCGCCCACCGACGAGGGGTGCAGGGGTTCCGGCTGATCGTCGTCGGTATCGGCGTCTCGGCGATGCTCGGGTCGCTCAACACCTGGCTGATCCTCAAGGCCGACCTGAACCAGGCGATGTCCGCGGCCGCGTGGCGTGCCGGGTCGCTCAACGGCGTGTCCTGGGGCCAGGTCGTCATCGGCGGCGCCTGCGTCGCCGTACTCCTGCTGCTGGCCGGGATGTTGAGCCGGCCGATGCGGCAGATGGAGCTGGGTGACGACGTGGCCGCCTCACAAGGGGTACGGCTCGCGCCCGTACGCCTCGGCCTGATCCTGGTGGGAGTGGCGTTGACGGCGACGGTCACGGCCGCGTCGGGGCCGATCGTGTTCATCTCCCTGGTCGCCCCGCAGATCGGACGACGGCTCGCCCGCACGGCCGGAATCACCCTCGCCCCCGCCGCCTTCGTCGGCGCGCTGTTGTGTCTGGTGTCGGACTACCTCGCCCAGCACGTCGCCCCCACCCCACTGCCGGTCGGCATCATCACCGTCGTGCTCGGCGGCGGCTACCTCGGATACCTGCTGTTCACCGAAGCCAGGAGACGCCTGTGA
- a CDS encoding FecCD family ABC transporter permease: MTALVLRQDGPGTETVPGPRRRLLGLVVALVVLVILLVLSVMIGSTAIAPSVVWDALFHSSADTDQFAIRDFRLPRTIVGLVVGVALGLSGALIQALTRNPLADPGVLGVHAGASFAVTVAVGLLGVRDVQGYMWFAFAGALIVTLLVLALGSTRQGSSPVVMVLAGVCVGAVLGGAREALQLTDPDAFDAMRNWNAGSIAGRPLEVVWPVVPFFAVALVLAFAVSGPLNAVALGDELAIAQGVRLARTRVLAVIALTLLAGGATAIAGPIAFVGLMVPHVARWMVGPDQRWIFAYSILLAPSLLLVSDILGRVVMRPGEIPVGIVTAFVGAPVLVALARRKKSSGL; encoded by the coding sequence GTGACAGCCCTCGTCCTGCGGCAGGACGGTCCGGGCACCGAAACGGTGCCCGGACCGCGTCGTCGTCTGCTCGGCCTGGTCGTCGCGCTGGTGGTGCTGGTGATCCTGCTGGTGCTGAGTGTCATGATCGGTTCGACGGCGATCGCGCCGTCAGTGGTGTGGGACGCGCTGTTCCACTCCTCGGCCGACACCGACCAGTTCGCGATCCGCGACTTCCGTCTGCCGCGCACGATCGTGGGTCTGGTCGTCGGCGTCGCCCTCGGTCTGTCGGGCGCGTTGATCCAGGCGCTCACCCGCAATCCCCTGGCCGATCCGGGTGTCCTCGGCGTCCATGCCGGCGCCTCCTTCGCGGTGACGGTCGCCGTGGGCCTGCTCGGCGTCCGCGACGTCCAGGGCTACATGTGGTTCGCGTTCGCGGGGGCATTGATCGTCACACTCCTGGTGCTCGCCCTCGGGTCGACACGACAGGGCTCCTCGCCGGTGGTCATGGTGCTCGCCGGAGTCTGCGTCGGCGCCGTGCTCGGCGGCGCCAGAGAGGCACTCCAGTTGACCGACCCGGACGCCTTCGACGCGATGCGGAACTGGAACGCCGGGTCGATCGCGGGCCGCCCGCTCGAGGTCGTGTGGCCGGTCGTGCCGTTCTTCGCGGTGGCACTCGTCCTGGCCTTCGCGGTGTCGGGCCCGCTCAACGCTGTGGCCCTGGGCGACGAGCTGGCGATCGCCCAGGGGGTCCGGCTGGCACGCACCCGGGTGCTCGCGGTGATCGCACTCACCCTCCTCGCCGGCGGCGCCACCGCGATCGCCGGACCCATCGCATTCGTCGGCCTCATGGTGCCGCACGTGGCCCGTTGGATGGTTGGCCCGGACCAGCGCTGGATCTTCGCCTACAGCATCCTCCTGGCCCCGAGCCTGCTGCTGGTCTCCGACATTCTCGGCCGCGTCGTGATGAGACCCGGCGAGATCCCCGTGGGTATCGTCACCGCCTTCGTCGGCGCCCCCGTTCTCGTCGCGCTGGCGCGGCGGAAGAAATCGAGCGGACTATGA
- a CDS encoding ABC transporter substrate-binding protein, translating into MSNAPLMRRGAAVAAALMSASLVLTACGGDGDDTGDKAAGTRSDKAAETRSVKAENGTIEVPAAPKRIVTIGNTNLPFIDLGGEPVGVTEASGSELDVLPEEQRTAYEAAEIIGTSGGEVDLEKLAALKPDLILVQFSSDDWDKVGKQLEAIAPTVSWGLDTEWKAFADAIAGAGNVADALKQQKAEFKEKVAKIQETYGKIIKDTSFVDVSRGDWSDPGTFYIADIGCSEIARDDIGLDLPEAAEGKDPLAYESLPFEQISELSEYDVITYPVDAGGKPTAPFKPVVETNTWKALPAVSSGRALGVFCPGNNSYGPVNRYLDSLDSALATLPGKQ; encoded by the coding sequence ATGAGCAACGCCCCCCTGATGAGACGCGGCGCAGCCGTTGCTGCCGCACTGATGAGCGCGTCGCTCGTCCTCACCGCCTGCGGCGGTGACGGCGACGACACCGGCGACAAGGCCGCCGGGACCCGCAGCGACAAGGCCGCCGAGACCCGCAGCGTCAAGGCCGAGAACGGCACCATCGAAGTTCCGGCCGCCCCCAAGCGAATCGTCACCATCGGCAACACGAACCTCCCGTTCATCGATCTGGGTGGCGAGCCGGTGGGCGTCACCGAGGCGTCCGGGTCCGAGCTCGACGTGCTGCCGGAGGAACAGAGGACTGCCTATGAGGCAGCCGAGATCATCGGCACCAGTGGTGGTGAGGTGGACCTCGAGAAGCTCGCCGCCCTCAAGCCGGACCTCATCCTGGTCCAGTTCTCGTCGGACGATTGGGACAAGGTCGGCAAGCAGCTTGAGGCAATCGCCCCGACCGTGTCCTGGGGGCTCGACACCGAGTGGAAGGCCTTCGCCGACGCGATCGCGGGGGCCGGCAACGTCGCGGATGCGCTCAAGCAGCAGAAGGCGGAGTTCAAGGAGAAGGTCGCCAAGATCCAGGAGACCTACGGCAAGATCATCAAGGACACCTCGTTCGTCGACGTCTCCCGCGGAGACTGGAGCGATCCCGGAACGTTCTACATCGCGGACATCGGCTGCTCCGAGATCGCCCGTGACGACATCGGCCTGGACCTCCCCGAGGCGGCCGAGGGCAAGGACCCCCTGGCCTACGAGTCCCTGCCGTTCGAGCAGATCAGTGAGCTGTCCGAGTACGACGTGATCACCTACCCCGTCGACGCCGGCGGCAAGCCGACAGCGCCCTTCAAGCCGGTGGTCGAGACCAACACCTGGAAGGCGCTGCCCGCAGTGAGCTCCGGTCGAGCGCTGGGCGTCTTCTGCCCCGGCAACAACTCCTACGGGCCCGTCAATCGATACCTGGACTCGCTCGACAGCGCACTGGCTACCCTCCCCGGCAAGCAGTGA
- a CDS encoding ABC transporter ATP-binding protein, producing MSATPPDTARLRVESATIGYDRRIISEHLSVAIPDESFTVIVGPNACGKSTLLRSLSRLLKPSAGQVVLDGADINSYRTKEVARRVGLLPQTSIAPDGITVADLVGRGRYPHQGFVRQWTEDDERAVLRAMHQTSVADLSGRPVDELSGGQRQRVWVAMALAQHTDIMLLDEPTTFLDITHQIELLELFTDLHDVGHTLVAVLHDLNQAARYGTHLIAMKDGAVVAEGPPDEVVTAELVEEVFGLRCLVVPDPVAGSPQVVPLGRERTRRRSADNTDMESATNG from the coding sequence GTGAGCGCGACCCCGCCCGACACCGCGCGCCTCCGTGTGGAGTCGGCGACGATCGGCTACGACAGGCGGATCATCTCCGAGCACCTCTCGGTGGCGATCCCCGACGAGTCGTTCACGGTCATCGTCGGCCCGAACGCGTGCGGCAAGTCCACCCTGCTGCGCAGCCTGTCCCGACTGCTGAAGCCGTCGGCCGGGCAGGTCGTCCTCGACGGTGCCGACATCAACTCCTACAGGACCAAAGAGGTGGCGCGGCGCGTCGGACTGCTGCCGCAGACCTCGATCGCCCCGGACGGGATCACCGTCGCCGACCTCGTGGGCCGGGGACGGTACCCCCATCAGGGGTTCGTCCGGCAGTGGACCGAGGACGACGAGCGGGCCGTGCTGAGAGCGATGCACCAGACCTCGGTCGCCGACCTGTCCGGGCGCCCGGTGGACGAGCTGTCCGGCGGGCAGCGCCAGCGCGTGTGGGTGGCGATGGCGCTCGCGCAGCACACCGACATCATGCTGCTCGACGAACCGACCACCTTCCTCGACATCACCCACCAGATCGAGCTGCTGGAACTGTTCACCGACCTGCACGATGTCGGCCACACCCTGGTCGCCGTCCTGCACGACCTCAACCAGGCCGCCCGCTACGGCACCCACCTGATCGCCATGAAGGACGGCGCCGTGGTCGCCGAGGGTCCTCCGGACGAGGTCGTCACGGCCGAGCTGGTCGAGGAGGTGTTCGGTCTGCGCTGCCTGGTGGTGCCCGATCCGGTGGCCGGCAGCCCCCAGGTGGTACCGCTCGGCCGCGAACGAACCCGACGAAGGTCCGCTGACAACACCGACATGGAGAGCGCGACAAATGGCTGA
- a CDS encoding siderophore-interacting protein gives MPRTSRRLTVHSPTLREVEVVRTVDITPGMRRVTLSGEQLRAFTTADGLVRPPFESPGFDDDLGFYFPYPGQRDPVLPVQGEAKLIVPKDPRPLSRLYTVRRWDPEAGELDVDFVKHGVGAGTTWAYRTQPGDRIHLSGPSTSKAFPTGADWLLVAGDDTALPAIGRLLDELPPDARAQVFIEIAEDAHRQELRELPGVDVTWLVRPGATAGTVSLLTETVRSAEWWSGQAFAWLAGEHTAVRDIRRHLVEDRGVPKEDIDFAGYWRRSEVVALETDGAVPDPERTVTPFQKLHDLTELVAPIAIRTAVELGVPDLVSRGVTGVTELAAKVGADERALGKLLRYLHTLDVVTETEPGHYALTPVGDVLTLEFIADRLHSAGVVGREMLGIHGLTESVRTGRPAYASVTGQTFDDVRAEQDYEDRHLERLAKFQPALAEPIATSDLLAGVQHLVIHSGGAGAHAREYVAAHENLRVTICALPTQADWLRRDLPATIPDEQQRTRVSVLEQSVFEPSPKADAVLISRAFKTLPDADAAHALRRAAENLVRGGRVLLIEEVFDTDDLDEHDGEADLIGLVCHGSGLRTAAELDAVIARAGLTRRSAHTVGLGATVHELLRSTTD, from the coding sequence ATGCCCAGAACCTCGCGCCGACTCACCGTGCACTCGCCGACGCTGCGTGAGGTCGAGGTGGTCCGGACTGTCGACATCACCCCGGGGATGCGGCGGGTCACGCTGAGCGGCGAACAGTTGCGTGCGTTCACCACTGCGGACGGCCTCGTGCGGCCGCCCTTCGAGTCCCCGGGCTTCGACGACGACCTCGGGTTCTACTTCCCGTACCCAGGTCAGCGCGATCCGGTGCTCCCGGTCCAGGGCGAGGCCAAGTTGATCGTGCCCAAGGATCCTCGACCGCTGTCGAGGCTCTACACGGTCCGCCGCTGGGACCCCGAGGCCGGCGAGCTGGACGTGGACTTCGTCAAGCACGGGGTGGGCGCGGGAACGACGTGGGCCTATCGCACTCAGCCGGGTGACCGGATCCACCTCAGCGGCCCGAGCACGTCCAAGGCGTTCCCGACCGGCGCCGACTGGTTGCTCGTGGCAGGCGACGACACCGCGCTCCCCGCGATCGGCCGCCTGCTCGACGAGCTCCCGCCCGACGCCCGGGCACAGGTGTTCATCGAGATCGCCGAGGACGCCCACCGCCAGGAGCTGCGCGAGCTGCCCGGGGTCGACGTGACGTGGCTGGTCCGCCCCGGCGCAACGGCCGGGACCGTGTCGCTGCTCACCGAGACCGTCCGCAGTGCGGAATGGTGGTCGGGCCAGGCGTTCGCGTGGCTGGCCGGCGAGCACACGGCCGTCCGGGACATCCGCCGGCACCTGGTCGAGGACCGGGGCGTGCCCAAGGAGGACATCGACTTCGCCGGCTACTGGCGTCGCTCCGAGGTCGTCGCACTGGAGACCGACGGGGCGGTACCCGACCCGGAGAGGACGGTCACCCCGTTCCAGAAGCTCCACGACCTGACCGAGCTCGTCGCGCCGATCGCGATCCGCACCGCCGTCGAGCTGGGCGTTCCCGATCTGGTCTCCCGCGGCGTGACCGGCGTGACCGAGTTGGCCGCCAAGGTCGGCGCCGACGAGCGCGCTCTGGGCAAGCTGCTGCGTTACCTGCACACCCTGGACGTGGTGACCGAGACAGAACCGGGTCACTACGCCCTGACGCCGGTCGGCGACGTCCTCACTCTCGAGTTCATCGCCGACCGGCTCCACTCCGCTGGGGTGGTCGGTCGCGAGATGCTCGGGATCCACGGCCTCACGGAGTCGGTCCGCACCGGCCGGCCCGCCTACGCCTCGGTCACCGGCCAGACCTTTGACGACGTGCGAGCCGAGCAGGACTACGAGGACCGTCACCTGGAGCGCCTGGCGAAGTTCCAGCCCGCTCTGGCCGAACCGATCGCCACGTCCGACCTGCTTGCCGGAGTCCAGCACCTGGTGATCCACTCCGGAGGTGCCGGCGCCCACGCCCGTGAGTACGTCGCAGCCCACGAGAACCTGCGCGTGACGATCTGCGCCCTGCCCACCCAGGCCGACTGGCTGCGCCGCGACCTGCCCGCCACGATTCCCGACGAGCAGCAACGCACGCGGGTCAGCGTGCTGGAGCAGTCCGTCTTCGAGCCGAGCCCAAAAGCCGACGCCGTGCTCATCAGCCGCGCCTTCAAGACCCTGCCCGACGCCGACGCCGCTCACGCGCTGCGCCGGGCAGCCGAGAACCTCGTCCGCGGCGGACGGGTGCTGCTGATCGAGGAGGTCTTCGACACCGACGACCTCGACGAGCACGACGGCGAGGCGGACCTGATCGGCCTGGTCTGCCACGGCTCAGGCCTTCGCACCGCAGCGGAACTGGACGCCGTCATCGCCCGGGCCGGCCTCACGCGCAGGTCGGCGCACACCGTCGGCCTGGGCGCCACCGTCCATGAGCTCCTCCGCTCCACCACCGACTGA